The sequence CTCATCCTTccaattgtttgtttttgtatGTTTCACTTTAAACTGTTTCTGGATACAATGCGGTCAACATATTGGGCTCGATTTTATTTGAGAACAAACAAGAAAAGGCTATTTTAGAGCAATTACATGAATGCAGAACTATCTAGCTAGCTCTTTTGTTTTAATATGTTTATGATCATGAGATAATTGTTGAAAGTTAAGAACGACATGTTTGAATTCAAACGAGTTTCACACAAAATTAAAGACAtttgaaatttataaattaattgatGAGAGTTGACAAGAGTTAGAGATATGTTCATGGATTAACTATATATAGGAATTTAATTTTGACAAGAGttagaaaaattttaaatgattttttttttttgaagttgaattaattgaacatttatatatttgttttaatatctaaattaaataaagtgaaggttaaaaaataagttaaggatttttgttttattttttgaacCTAAATTCTATATGCTACTCTACAAGTAGAACAACATTAGAATTTAAAGAAAttgctttaaaaaaaaattgaaagctAAAACAGTGGAGCAGAGACGTTTGTTTTTAAAAGGATAATAGAGAAAAATGGATGGGTGGAGCAGAGATTTGAACTCACAACTtacaagttttcttttttctttttttctttttctttgaaaagGATACAACACGATTAAGCAGGTGCACCAGAGTAAGTGGACACACCACTCTCATCATCCCACTTATTGATTAATATGATCAAACAAGCACAAACAAAGTAAAAGATGATGAGCCAAAAAAGAGAAGGGAAGGGCTTGAGAGAAGCCCAATAAAAGTTATACAAAGTCATTGAGATTCAAAGCATCTATGGACTGGATCATGCACTATAATCAGAGAACTTATAATGGCCAGCCCAACAACCCTGTAAAGAAGCAAACGTTTTCCCAGATGTTTGTTTTGTGGCGCTGGAATGTTTGTCATTGGACGTTCTACTGTTTCCCTCCAACCAAATCGACCACGAAATAGCCACAGATGGATTAAAACTaatgatatttctttttgtGGAGAGGTTAAAAGAGCAAATGTCTTTACAGAGGGCTACTATATATGTCACTATTTCTATTAGTCCAGCCCACATGTACAGCCAGTTGATCACAAATAGCCAATCTGCAGTGGAAGGACAATTGCTCAATATCTTCGCCTTGAAGGGATGAGACAAGGATTAGGGAGCCTTTCTTGCAAAATGTCCATGGTGTTTATTCATCTGCAAGAGAGAGACCCGACAAAGAATttgcattttcttttctttttgggaaTTTCGGACTTCCACAATTTTTTAAATCGGCATCAAAGGGGAGGAGAGTCATTAGGCGCAGGGAGAAATATAACTTCCTTAATAGAAGCGACGATTTTGAATTGTCCAGAACCATCGTTCTTCCAAAATGGGTTTGTCCAAGCTGGCCTCTATTTTCATTTGGTGTGTAGTGAAGCATAGTGAACCCTGCGACCTAAAAGTTACCCTTTGTCTCCCTGCCACTCAGCACCATCACATTTTGGGAAGTATGTTGaatttttgtatatatatatttttacaaGGTATTTAAAATATGTATTAAAAATGCAAAAACCGATAAATTTGGGGCACGTACGCCCCTATGTAAATTGACTGGTGAGctcaaattttgctatattattATTTGCAATATTTTCCATGTAAAATATGATATAAAAATGACACGGTAAAACTAAAAAACATTAAGAAGAGACACTTTAGaaaataacaaattattaaaacTACTCatacaatataacaaaatcgGCCATCAACTCTTTACGGttcatttaagttttttttgttatattttataaatatatatattttttagtatTCATAACAATTTCTTTGTTTAAAAACATCTATTCTCTCTCACACTTTGGTTATATTTGTAAATCTTGAAACCGTGTACcgttaaatattttaatatgcTTGTTCTTTTGGTTAACCTTTAAattttcaaaggaaaaaagaactCAAAAAAGTATGTGAAAAGAAACTCAAAAAAGTTAGATAttaaaaagggaagaaacggcgAAGAGGAGTTcaaacaataatataaaaacaatgaaaaagTCAAAGACATAAAGAAAtgataataaaaagaaatttagtgCATGTTTagcttctttttaatttttttttttttttttttgtaagaaaACCCACATGGAGTCCACGCATCTTCCCTTGCCTaataacataacataacataacaaAACCTAACACGTTTTAGCCCATAATTCTTCTTCATGGTCGCTGTTTTAGACTCATCCACTATCATAATTTCCCTTCAACTACAACTATATATACCCATCTTCATCTCTACAATAATCCCAAACCATTCTTCTGATATCTCTTGCATTCCTTCATATCCTTTTCCCTCTAACATTACCTATTACTCAATTCTCAttcccaagaaaaaaaaatgatgtgtTTTGTAAAGCTATTCTTTGTTGTGGTCTTGTTTACATCTCTTTTCTCATCTCATGCATCTAAAGAGCATGATAAAATGGAAGATGTAGTTATGCTAACGTCGCTTCGAGGGAGGAGGGGCTTCTTCTCTTACAAGTTTAAGCCTTTTCAAGCAGCAATGACATGTGATAGAAATATAAAAGTGTGTCGAGCTGAAGGCAGCCCTGGCCGCAATTGTTGCCAGAAGAAGTGTGTGGATTTGAAAAGAGATAGATATAACTGTGGGAGGTGTGGCAGGAAATGCAAGTACTCGGAGGTATGCTGTAAAGGGAAGTGTGTGAATACAATGTTTAATAGAAAGCATTGTGGAGGTTGCAACAATAAGTGCAATAGAGGAAGTTTGTGTGTCTATGGCATGTGTGGTTATGCCTAAATGATCATAGGGGAACACAAAACATGATCATTAATTGTGTGATTGTATTCTGCGTTGATTATTCTTTATTGCTTTGTTTTATATCATTCAAGATATATACATGATTATTAAGATTCTTGGGATTTTAGTGATTCATTCTATCTTTTTTAGTTGAACAACGTTGATAGTATTTGAATTTATGACGTTTTGATAGAGAACTAATGTCTTAATGCATCGTCAAGTTGACGACTTGAATGTTTACACGCatattaataaatttgaaaaaattataactGTAATATCGATGCATTAAATGAGAATGATTACTTTGGTACAAGTTTAAAAGGACATCTCAACTAAGTTGATATATCTTAAGCCTTTTCTATCTATGTATCTTGTATGGTCTCTATTCTTCATGAATAAAATTTTGGGCTGATGCAGTCTTTAGTATACCTAGGTTTTTGCTAAGGTAGCACTAAAGCTCTGCTTTGGtttctttctaaaaaagaaaaagaaaattgatataTCCAGAGGTAATACCTTCATAATCACTCACATTCTATTTCCTTAAAAATTATTATCCCATTAAGTGTAACTCAATAATAAACTGTAATACACTTCTTTTAAAGTTGTTGCGctaaaaataatgtttttttccTAATGTATCATAATAGTAAATTTTATTAACTAAATAACATGTCGAAACTGTAAAAGATAAGAATTAGACTCGTCGAAAAAACAACTATAAATTCCAAGGAATTAATTGGTTTCCATTTCTTAATGATATTTTCCATGCATACTCCTTTTCGTCACATATTGGACAAGGGTTTTCTCTAGCTCATCTTTTTTTGTACTGCTTATATGGTTTCATCAGACACTCTTTGTATCTCTTATATTTTTTACTGAATTCATACTCTTGGTTTGGAGCATGATAAAGGTGTTAAAAAAGTGTCAATCTAGTTGAGATGTATGGGTGTACGTACCTCTGTATCCCtctttctttaatattttgttaaaaaactAAACAAGAAATAAAAGGAGGGAGGTATTAAAAATATCGATTCTTCCATTACACCATAACCACAAAAGTAAATAATGTACTATGTTTTTCTATTAATAAATTTGGGGCATAGCATACAGcttattcttcttcttaatGGAGAAGGTGTGCTTTCTATGTTCCATGTTTcctctttcaaaaaaaaaaaaaagaaaaaactgttTTTCTATTATGTTTATAAGAAATTACTTTCTTTCAGAAAACTGCCCAATAACGTTAGTATCAAAATTTCATTAGTGTGTTAGATATTCTTATTAATATTTCTGCATTTTTATTAGCTCAACATTGATATAATGGAAGACTCaatatttaagaaatattattgTAAGAAACTTATGAAATTTTACTAAATTTTTATAGTGTAAAGTAACAaccttttaacttttaaaactGAGTTGTTTTTCAGTAAAGAAAAAGTAATGCTTATTTACACATATAAATAAAAAGACAACCAGACAAAATTAAATTAGGATATGCATGGAAATGATTTCATTGATGTTACACTACATCACATAAAATCAAATCAGTCCCTTTCACCTAATTTATACATCAATCCATGTCCATGATTTTCAAAAGTTGATCTTTTCATTTAGTTGACAAAGATTACATTAATTAAGTTCATTTTTTACCTCGTTATTCAATCAATTCTTACGCACATAAGCTACTGcatctatttataaaataatataaatgatATTGTAAATGTTGTCACATGCTCTAATTTTTCAGACATCAATTGTCATTTATTATTCATTCATATAGCTTTAGTACTAAATTACCTGTCACAATATCTTTTTATCAATTTCAATGGTCCAGGGAtcaaataaaacttttaatAACCCTCATTTTTAATATTATCCTATACTTCACGGTTTTTATTGAATATATTTTGAAGTGGAGATAAAGGATGCTAAAAAAGTGTCCATATAGTGAGGCGATGCTTGAATGTATCTACTAATTCAAGTCATATCTCTTTCTAAAATACGAAACTTTTCCTAAACGATAGTAAAAATTTCAGTCAAAGTTTAggaatattttatataattaaatcaaccatttaattaattgaaggtATATTGGCCTGGCTATACTTATTAATgtaaagaattaaaagaaagtTTCAAAAGACCATGCAAGTATTCCCTTCTTGGGGAAAATTCATTacagtttatatatatatatataaatgtatgtatgtatgtatatgtatatttaaattaaacctaatttattttgaaaaagtgGATACAAAGTTCAACTATTCATAATGGTCAATGTCGTCGTCAATCAAGCTCATAATTTAGTCATAATATTCAAAAGTCAAAAGTAGGTATCGAAGTTTCAGCTTTGACAAAATCAAAATCTCTATTTAGCTAAGAAGTAAAGAAGTTGGTTTTATAACTAATTGATTCAAGTCTTAATTTTTGTACCAAATAGCAGCCTAATCTTACCAGAAAAATACCCATATTAAATAATGACCATAATCCATGTTTGTAACTTTATGAATTCCTATtctgaaagaaagaaaaactaacTTTATAAATTTCAATTGGAAAGCAATATACCACGTAAGAAGTTGCACAACATGCATGAAGCTTAATAgttgtaac comes from Cucumis melo cultivar AY chromosome 12, USDA_Cmelo_AY_1.0, whole genome shotgun sequence and encodes:
- the LOC103485113 gene encoding stigma-specific STIG1-like protein 1, translated to MMCFVKLFFVVVLFTSLFSSHASKEHDKMEDVVMLTSLRGRRGFFSYKFKPFQAAMTCDRNIKVCRAEGSPGRNCCQKKCVDLKRDRYNCGRCGRKCKYSEVCCKGKCVNTMFNRKHCGGCNNKCNRGSLCVYGMCGYA